TAAATTTTCGACCAAAATCAGCCACGGTTGATGAACCATTGGTTAGTTGACGCAGACTATCACGAAGAAGATGCATACGTTCAAGGGACGTGTTGCTATAAGCCGCTTCAAGGGCAGTCCAGATCTGCCTAGCAGTGGTTAAGCCGAGAATTTCGGCAATGGCATCTTCGGTAAGGGAGGAATTAAGAATAAGGATAGCTTGTTGATCAAGAAGGGACCAAGCCGAATATTCAGGATTCAGTTATTCTTTATTATCGATCAGGATAGATTTGGAAGGCGGAGAGGAAGATCCATCAACATTGCCGAGAAGGCCCTGGTTAGCAAGGAGAGGTAAAATTTGATATTGCCAAGAGAGATAATTAGAGGTGGAGAGTTAAATGGTAATCATGTGTAAAATGGTTGTTATAGGAAGTTTGGATTCAAAGGAAGAGGAGGAAAACGATGCAAAAACAGTCGGCGCCATGGGAGGTGATCAAAAAAacaagaagatcaaatgaaatGTACCCTGGCTGATACCATAAAAGGATCAAAACTCTCTATGATTGAAAGACATTGTATATTGATATTATATAGACTTTTacaatctatactatataataaaagaaaccactttacgaacatttgtcatcatattaggccatctcttatagataattattattttagtttaatctcttctagttaattatagataacccttctactaaatattatttaatttaatattttatattatagataacccttctACTTAATATTATAACTTTAATATCTTATAGaaaattattatttagtttaatctctttctcatttataatattatttatttgaattaattatatttgaatgttttgtttagtttggtatcaaatagattttatgaaacttaaaataaaattaactaatattatttatcatttatacatttacgtagttttaaataaatggttaaatttattgagactttgttaacaaattttgcaacaacaaaataatctatttttatcacgaaaaccaaactttgtattaatatattaaatatttttattttcactatacaaagttacatttactcgacccatgtaatacatgaggttttttaagatataactttttattgtttgatatataaaattagatttattcaattcgtacaatacacgtggttttttaaggatatatatatctttttttattatttagtacagaaaattacatttattcaaaccgtgtaatgcgcatatttttaaagatatattttttttattatttggtatataaaattacatttattcaacccgtgtaataaatgaggttttttaaagaagtattattttattatttggtaaacaacacattggaaaattggtatttaataaaccaacctttaaccagttggtaaataataatccaacctacaaaattggtatataataatcctacctatcaaaaTGTTAgtactcaatgaacttctgttaattttttttaactgaagttagtttttaagttttatttattacacaaacagtccctgtagttgtaatttactagttttaactattttatgaaacaaaaaaacCACTCGAAAATCCTCCTGTTTCTCGATTTGaggtttataaaatagttaaaacgagtaaattacaactacagggactgtttgtgtaataaataaaacttaaaaactaacttcagttaaaaaaaataacggaagttcattaagtaccaacatgttgataggtaggattattatataccaattctataggttggattattatttaccaactcgttaaaggttggtttattaaataccaattttcctattacatttattcaacccgtgtaatacacgttaggGATGAGCATATGCCACCGAATACCTATCCCATACCGATCCCGTACCGATCCCGTACCGATCCTGATCGGTATCCCGatcggtatccactttttggcgttttcggtatcggtacggtacggtatcggtattataccgataccgaccctcaaaatacggtataataccgataccgtaccgtaccgatacctaaccgacatgtttcggtatcggtatcggtacctagtttgggtgaaattcgggatcggtattaggcggtatcggtatcggttcggtatcggataccgatatgctcatccctaatacacgtggttttaaagatataactttttttatttggtatataaattctttattttttaatatataaaattatatttattcaactcatacaataaataaggtttttaaagatatattgttttattatttagtatataaaatttatttattcaaccctgtgtaatacacgggttacacagggttataacctagttacaTACAAAAGGAAATAGTTAAAGTATATTACAAAGtcaaactattttttttttttttgaaaattacaaAGTCAAACTAATAATTGAAGAAATCAATCATATGGAAATATTATAGGAGTTTATCCCGTAGATAGTTgagatgatataatataatattatctTTTAAGTTATAAAGTTCCAAAACTatcatatatattatttgtttacATATAGAACTTTTGCAAGTTGTATATGTGTATATAACATGTTGTGTATGACTCATAAGGTGTAGAATTCAATAAAGGATTGTTACTATATTCTCTAAAAATGTTTCAAGAAGTTTTCTGCCTTTCGTTCTTCATATTTTATTTAGTCTTATCCCTCTTATCAGTTTGTACCGCATACTCCAACGTCTATCTTAAATGCTCTCAGGTCAATTTCACCTCAATGACACCATATGAGTCGAATGTCAACTCACTATTCACTTCCTTAGTTGACTCAGCCTCTATCTACAACTTCAACAAATTTGAAACCTCCCCACAAAACGATGGTGTGTATGGCCTCTTCCAATGTAGAGGTGACCTTAGCTCCCCTAATTGCAAAGAGTGTGTGGCCAGCTCTGTAGGTCAACTCAAGACAACTTGTTCTCTATCGATTGGTGGTGAAATACAGCTAGAAGAATGTTTTGTGAAGTATGATGATACCTCATTTTTTGGGGCCCAAGACAAGATGGAGGTGTGTAGGAAATGTGGCCCATCGATTGGCTATGATTCTGATGTTTTGAATCGTATAGATGGTGCGTTGGCATATCTAGTTGGTGGGAACGGACAATACTTTCGTGGGGGGGATTTTGGAAGCATACAAGGTGTGGCACAATGCGTACAAGATTTGAGTTTAAGCGATTGTCAAGATTGTCTTGCCGAGGCAAGTGGACGGTTGAGATCAGAGTGTGAGACATCTACCTGGGGTGATATGTACCTAGGAAAATGTTATATTCGATATGCTGATCAGGGTAAGTATGTTTGTGGTCGTCATGGTTTGTATTAAGAGTCATATCTATATAGCAATAACATATAAAGTCTGCATAAATTAATGCAGGTAATGGTCTTGTAAATAACGGTAACTCCACTTCTAATAGCAGCAATAGCAGGGCGAGCAAGGACGACATAATGAAGTGGATTGGGTATATTATTGCCGCAGTCGTTACCGCCCTCGGTGCCGGAGTGGGTGTAACTTTTGCTTGCAAGAACaccaacaaaaataaaaacgCCAACGAAAATAAAAACTCCATCGAAAATAGAAACGGTACATAACATTTTATATAAGAATATATGATTGAACATATGAGATAACTTTTGGCTCTTAAAAATGAATTATGATTACACATTTTAGATAACTACGTTTCCTCCCCTTTATGAATTCTGATTTTATCTTTTCTCGTTCTCTATACAGTCAAAGATAAGAACTGGTATTCTAGATATCTACTTATTTTATAGTTTCTATCTAAACACTCTGTGTTATTCGTTGTGTATATAAAATATACAATCATTGTATTTTAGTAAACAATGATGATATGGTGATGctattctttttaattttataactATTTAATATTCTTCATATTTTTTATTGGGTATATAAATatacaatgtttttattttaataaacaaATGATGTTATTCTTTATTATTCTCTAACTACCAAATATTCTTCATCATATTTAACAACAATTTGTTATACTTTGTGGGAGCAAACACCCACTACAAGAACGGcccacctttagcggcgacaggcGTCGCCGGTATTGATGACTtttgtcgccgctaaaggtgtcGCCGCTAATAGTAATTTTCTCTTGTAGTGACCATTTAATACTTTTCATCTAAACACGCTATTTCTAAACTAAGGTCCATTTAATGAGATATATATACACACCTTCTTTTAATAAACGTACATTAATAGTTGTTTAATATCTGCTTGCCTTCTAATATTATTTGCATGTATGTCACAAAATTTCTAAAGGTCTAGTAATACATGCTTTTAGAACGTTTATGAATCCTTGGCAGACAACATAATTAGAAACTACAATATCTTCCAAAACGATGTGAAAAGAGCCAACGAAAACGCAGACAATGCCAAAGACACTGCGGGAAAAGCCATGGATGCTGCGGACAAAGccgagaaaaaagcaaaggaagCCGAGAAAAAAGCAGAAGAAGCAGAGAAAAAAGCAAAGAAAGCCGAGGAAAGAAAAGTGCTACAATATCCTAATTATCCAGAGCAAATGCCGCCTACCTATAATTATTATTACTCAGATCCCAATTCGAATGGGTGTTCTGTCATGTAAAATTCCAGTGCTTGATCAAAGTTAGCAAAAAGTCCCCAGCCATGGGTAATTAAAGGGATTCAGAAAAAAGTGCTCGCTTTTTACGATTCACTCGTCTATGTTTGGATAAACATGTAACTTTACCTTGGTGAATAGTTCACATGGTTTGTGCTGTATTGTTCTCAACATTTTATTATACTGTTTCCACCTTGACCTATTTCCCCTATATTAATTCACAAAAAAGGTTTTGTGAGGTGAATATAGTATTCAATTTTGTACAAGTTATCATAGCCTTTGAGTACAATTAGCAAAAGCACCTTTCATTTCAATCTACTTTACCAAGTTTTGGTTTGTTTGTAAGAGTTACAAttcatttttttacatttttcacACTTACAGTTTTTTTGTATTTTACACCTTTGTCacaaaaccttttttatttttactcaaacactttttcattttcaactttgatctcatatactttttatttttttcaaagtTGTCGTTTTGCGTTTGAATCTAAAGTTTGTTAGTTAACACACTACAACACGCATGTGTGGTTCAAAGTTTTTACGTTATTTTATTTTGCGGTTTAACGACCCTATGGAAATGTATGGGTCCTAAGTcgacttggttattcttttataTGTTTAAAGTTTCACTCTAATTTATGCAAGTTGACACGCTGCAACGCGTGTGCATGGTCCAACGTTTTTACTTCTATTTTTGGTTCGGTTTAACAATCCCGCCGCAAAGCGCGGGTCCTAAAGACTAGTTAAGTATATAATACAAAACCACATAAATCAGTTAAATAAGTACTTCTTAATCTTTTCGATAATATAAAACATATTGGATGCTGTAAACTTAATTATGATCATTTGTCTCACTACAAGAAATTAACCTTATATAGACGAAATTTTTAAGGTCTGTAGAGAGGACATATCGTTTCTATAGGTCTTTTTTGCTTATaaagacgacatgtcgtctctataagaTTTGTCTCTATCGCCCCATCCCTATAAGTCACAATAGTCGCCTCTATATGTGTCGCCGCTAGAGATGCATTTGTAGAGAGGAATGGGGTGAGTGGTGGCCGTGGCGGCCGTGGCGGCAGCGGATGAATCAAACAAAAAAAGTTCTATGACTCGCCCGAAATAGCGACGGAGGTGGTGACGCGACGGGAATGGGGTGAGTGGTGGCCGTGGCGGCAGCGGAGGTGGTTGCGGTGGTGACGGCGGCAACGGGGTTGCAACGGTGACAACGGAAAAAATGTGGAAGTGGTGGCGACAGTGGCAAGAGGTGGGGATTGGTCGAAGGGGTTGCAAGACCTTGGAAGCATGAGTTGGGGAAATGGGGTGAAGATTAGGAGGGAAATGAAAATAAGGGTAGATGATTGGCGCTGGTTAGGGATGAGATATGAGGGTGGACGGTGtggttaatcactctagggtgaTTGAGTGATTCTCTGTCCAATAATAttatgccatgtcaactccccattccactctccattttgcactcaatcacttggtatggttaatcactctaaggtgtttgagttatatattttttgattggttcttctctcctctctcctctctctctctcctccatcaCTCTTCAATCACATTCGGTGACTATACACCAATTCCTCACCCTCTTTCCTACTCAAACACCCAACTCAATCACCACGGTGTGGTTAATCACTCGGTGACTCCACTCACCGATGAAGTCCCCGCAAACCACACCGCCCACCCTGAAATTTTTTGACTGGTCAACTCTACATAGCttaattaatttaatttcttaaaacaatccaaacaaaatgaaaattgtatttataaaatttaaaaataaaaaactattTTTTGCCTACTATATTGATAATAATTATATACATAATATGCACACATGTAcatagggatggcaaaaaagcccaAGCTCGATGGGTATACCCAAAACCTGAAACATACGAGTCGTGTATACCTGAAGCCCAATGGGTATGGGCCGGCTACGGgcttaaaaaagaaaaaatcgggtatgggtatgggatttagtgatacccgcccgatacccggcccatttacccgaataatacccgaaagtatcatattatagaattttatatatataaacttagtaAATGTACTTATTAACTTCCCTATAGTGATATGTGGATATGTATCTGGTAAGTGCTTAGTAAACAAATAACTTATTTTTTAGCACGTATATTGGATATGGAAGCTATCAACCTTTATACCTTTATTATGTGAAGATTTATGCAATTAGGTGGTCATCGTTTTGATTTAGTTTGGTATATATGGTCTGAATATGATATATAAgttattaatcatattttcatttgttatagtcattaaaatagtaattatataaacatcaaagtaaAAATTGCACATTTGTACAAATGgttatttttatgaaattaacgAGTATACCTGATACCCGCAGGTATGCCCGATACCCGCAGGTATGCCCGATACCAGATGAGTAATTACCTGACGAATACCCGACGAGTAACGGGCCGGGTATGGGACAAAGAATTACAATCGGGTACGGgcctgggattaccaatacccggcccaagccCGGCCCATTGCCATTCCTGCACGTACACACATATACACGCGTATACTATGTACATACAATACACATTAGTACATACACACGTATATACATTCATACACTGACACATACACATACAAACGTACACACATACGATGCAATTACATATACATAAACGCATACGTATGACTTCCGCCACTATAATCATCGCGGTTACGAGCCCAATCACCACCAGATACATCCACAATGACTCCGGTGAAGTCAGCATCCACCAATGTCAATGTGGTAAAAGGTGTGGAGAATGTGGGGAATGAAAGATGAGACCCTAACTGTTTATAGGTTCCTTTTGGGTTCAAGTGATTGGGGTGGGTTACAAAGGCAGCTGTTGGTGCAATCTAGGGTTTCGGTTAACTTCGGTTGGGGGTGGTGGCAATGAGTGCGGACATTGTATTTGGTACTGTGTCGTCGTGTAAGATGATGGAGTTTGGGGGTTAGGGTTTGCGGTAGTGGGTTGTGGCTGAGGGGGCTAATGTTGGCGTTGGGTTTAAGTGGCAGAGGTGGAAGGTGGTGGTGGTCAAGGCAGGTAGGTAGGTAGGTAGGTAGTGgtctgataccaactgatgttGTTTCACGTGTAATCAAATAGCTCAAGAAACTCGAATGATTAAAATCAAAGGGTTGAACCAAAAAGTTAAAGAATAAAACTTCAAGAATGAAACACACACATACGCATACGTCGTTAACTGATGTTGTTTCACTTTGACGtctgtcacccccaacttaacacttagtgtgttctgtcactaCCTCGTTAActaatcactaacttttgatcttgcTACTATACTTTTAGGGTGTCCAAAGATCCCTAAAACTTCCTAAGATCCTTGTGACACCCCCAAACACACAAACATGCACACACATACATGAGCCCGAGCTGGACAAAGCTTGAGCACAATTAACTTGTgagagctcgagcttggctcgttgGTAGTTTATTAAGCttaattaaatatttataaagaACAAATATTACACTAAGGCTCAAGAACGGGCCTGACGAGCTTCACCTGTCAGGCTcgataatgtgacaacttgtgTTTTAGAACCTCCTTGCTATGCTTTGATGTACTTGTTTGAACAATACCTGACCAATTAATGTACTTGGTTTCAACAGAATGTTACGTCTATCatgctatgtgttatatgtgtaATTTGAATATACTAAACCGTGGTCGCATAACACTAACTTAGTCGAACAAAATCTGACCGATCACACAACACCCTCCATGGGTCGCACAATTCCACACGGCTACACATGATTGTGCTCGGCCCAAATACAACTCAACGGAAGCCCAAGCCGGGCCCGACCCTTATAACCCTCGAATAACATGTAACCCTCATTATCTTCATAATACAAGATAAACACTCAAAAACCCTAAGCTCTCTCCTTCATCTCTTGGAAACTCGACGGCAGCCCCATTCGAAGTCCCTTCCATCGATCCAACCAACCTACTCGAACATCACGGTTAGTGATCTTTTGTGGTTAGTTTGTTATTATTCATGGTTTTGTGATTGCTAGGATTCTATATGTAAACTAGGGTTTCATGCTAGTAGAAATGTTGATGGAAATTATGATTTCGAGTTGGAAGTATATGTTCGATTTCAATATGGATAGATAATGGAACTGTTTGTTGATGGATGGTATGTATTTGATCGTAATGTAATTGATGAGAATTGATGTTTTGTATTTTGGCTCACATGTGTGATGCGTAGATAGGGTTTGATAATCGTTTGGTGCTAAGGAGGGTCTAGGATCGAATACATGTTAGTCGGCTGAAGTGTAATTGGGTTCGGATGATTATTGTGTGTTGTCAATAGTTGTTGCATGTTGACTTAAGAATCTTGGCGTTAACTCTACTGTTAATtcgttgatgatgatgatgagttgctatgatattagggttcatgtgaattaaTGATGATTTCTTGATTTTATCGAGTATTTGTTAATTGGAAACTGTTAGAATTGATCTTACAAAATAAAAGGAAACAAGTTAATTGCACAATTTTAGGAAACGTTTAACCGATCACACAAGTCTCTTGATCGCACAAGAGGTTCCGGTCGCACAAGACCTCACGCACAAGGGAATCGCACAAGCTAATTAAACTAGGGTACCTTGGCTAAAGCATCTTGTACAACCTCATTAAGCACAatcgcacaacatcttgtggatcgcacaacatcttgtggatcgcacaagattgtgctgatcgcacaagatgttagGCCGCCCAACATAATTTATTGTGATAAGCAGTTGGGCCGAACAGCCCAAAATCCGATCGCACAAGTCCAACTGGGACGCACAAGACCCACGTTTGTTATTAATTGGGCCGAAGGTTCAATGGTCTTCAATACTGAATCGCACAAgatgattgggctcgcacaagctcaacaGCCCAATCATCTGAGTCGCACAAGTTCGAGAATGTTATGTTTTGACTGTTAACGTGAAAatacgtgtatgccatgatcaatacgtgttcgtAACCTGTAAGCTTTTATGTAAACTTATGTGCACTACTTAAAACCTAGAATCTGACACGtacggtaaccatgttaggacgtggttgaccacatatagctcaagtaaccttttcgtgtatctgccgagcaaaccaaggtgagttcacactcttaccaaggcatgggattcccggtgggttgggaatggaaTTGAATGATTACTGGTACCATCACCGCTACTGGAGTACATACCACTATCCTCGTTAGgagaaggacacctatagatacaactggactagtaacacatgggaagcccccactaatcttctcaaacatgtctgggaggccgcgatacgagcACTAATCTTCACAAACATGTCTgtgagaccgcgatacgaatactaaccttcgcaaacacgtctgggagaccgcgatacaaatacaaatacaactagtctaggacacatgggaaacccccactaaccatcgcaaacatgtctgggagaccgcgatacgaattaatacggtACGTGgttttacaaaacgaacatatgatttacgaaacgaattctatgactaaacaaccaactgtgaactcgctcaactttgttgttgactcgttgttacatgccttgcaggtcgataggtactcagggagcttgcacagggaggcatagtcgttgtgggacatgggtcgtggatgccatgttaaacatttatgacatttcaaacttattactgaggttgggttttacatttatgcttccgctaaacattgaactatacttttgttttgaacacctttcatatttcttggttgaattacatttactatttacattgttcaatatgattggtggcttgatcctggtcagtcacgcctccaggcggtgatactccgcgtgtggattttgggggtgtgacagattggtatcagagccattggttatagtgaactcggttttaataagggaaaaatgtttttattaaaaccagactataacctgtacagcgCTCAACGATCctcaacgacgcttcgctccatgtgcaagactcaacactatacgTGATACTGTTCATGCTTACATTGCCTACTTACTAGATTACATAGGACTTTGTTCATAGTATGCTTAGATAACATAacaactattgcttgagaacgcttgtgtgcttactctcttctgtcatcgcattttTTCACGAACCTCTCTTACTTAGGTTGcccttgatatgaagatcatggctggacgcattaacatgactcaagcccagttgacggctctgattaacgaacaagttgttgcggcccTAGCAGCCactcaagcaggaggtataccctgcagtcgtaactcacactaggatctttagatcctacactcctaaaccaactcccGTGTTTAACCTTGTCCCGATTCTTACACACAACAGGTCAGCAcactcagccacctgtttgcaccttctagactttcatggactgtcgtcctagcacattcagtggcactgaaggagcagttggactcctccattggtttgaaaagctcgagtccgtctttgagatgtgtgaatgccatgaggctcgcagggtgaagtatgccattggtactctcgaaggcattgcgctgacctggtggaatgcgcaagttcagatgttagggttggcagctgctaacgccacctcttggaacgaattcaaggaactaattaagcgggaatactgcactcgtgatgacatccacaagttggaagtggaatTCTttaatctgaaaatgacggggtcagagattgaggcgtatacgaaaaggtcaaacgagttggccatcttgtgtccaactatggtggaccctcctgtcaagcgtattgagttgtatctcaaaggactagtaccagaaattcaaagtcatGTGACATCGGCAAACCTTGCTACTATCCAGGATATTACTCGTCTTGCtgatcgcctcacagatcaggcagtggaacagaacaagctacCCAAACGTATCGGTGCTACTAAtactactacttccgctactcccagtgacaacaagcggaaatgggatggggattccagcaagggttcag
The sequence above is drawn from the Helianthus annuus cultivar XRQ/B chromosome 12, HanXRQr2.0-SUNRISE, whole genome shotgun sequence genome and encodes:
- the LOC110894400 gene encoding plasmodesmata-located protein 6, which produces MFQEVFCLSFFIFYLVLSLLSVCTAYSNVYLKCSQVNFTSMTPYESNVNSLFTSLVDSASIYNFNKFETSPQNDGVYGLFQCRGDLSSPNCKECVASSVGQLKTTCSLSIGGEIQLEECFVKYDDTSFFGAQDKMEVCRKCGPSIGYDSDVLNRIDGALAYLVGGNGQYFRGGDFGSIQGVAQCVQDLSLSDCQDCLAEASGRLRSECETSTWGDMYLGKCYIRYADQGNGLVNNGNSTSNSSNSRASKDDIMKWIGYIIAAVVTALGAGVGVTFACKNTNKNKNANENKNSIENRNDNIIRNYNIFQNDVKRANENADNAKDTAGKAMDAADKAEKKAKEAEKKAEEAEKKAKKAEERKVLQYPNYPEQMPPTYNYYYSDPNSNGCSVM